The Paenibacillus sp. YPG26 genome includes a window with the following:
- a CDS encoding DUF423 domain-containing protein, which translates to MNTLLLLGGIMMFLAVALGAFGAHALKEKLSEDMMKVYQTGIQYHLIHGVGLLLLGVLAGQMNESHQIILAGWFLFAGILLFSGSLYALSLSGIRKLGAITPLGGLAFLAGWGILIAAVIQGS; encoded by the coding sequence ATGAATACACTGCTGCTGCTCGGTGGAATTATGATGTTCCTCGCCGTTGCTCTCGGTGCCTTTGGCGCGCATGCGCTGAAAGAGAAGCTGTCTGAGGATATGATGAAGGTGTATCAGACGGGAATTCAGTATCATTTGATTCACGGTGTAGGGTTATTGCTGCTCGGGGTTCTCGCAGGTCAAATGAATGAATCTCATCAAATCATCCTTGCCGGCTGGTTCCTGTTCGCGGGGATTCTGCTCTTCTCAGGCAGCTTGTATGCGCTCAGTCTGTCGGGTATCCGGAAGCTGGGTGCCATTACGCCGCTTGGCGGGCTTGCGTTCCTGGCGGGATGGGGAATTCTGATTGCCGCAGTTATACAAGGCTCGTAA